A segment of the Peptoclostridium acidaminophilum DSM 3953 genome:
TGGAAAATTCATATATTGACACCTCCAAAATTTTTGAAATCATATTTGCTTATTATTAAGCATATTATATATAATGTAGAAATTTGTCATCAGACAGCCTTCCACCATATATCTCTCTTATATCTAAATCTATAAAATAATCTTATCGTAGTTTTCTTGATTATAATTTTTTTGTTAAAATTCCTGCATTTTAATAAATGGGTGATTTGGAAAATCACCCATTTATACTTTTGCTAAGCATGTGCCGGATAAAACTATCCGGCACATGCTTTTATTTTTTGGTATATACTGCTATTAGTCGTTGAACTTACCAAACTGCTCTCTTATTGACTTCATTTCAGCTATTATCGAGTCAACGTCAAGAACCATTTCCATCATACCTATTTGCTCATCGTAAACTGCTGAGTCTACCGCATCTTTGAATTCTGGCTCAACTGCGTGGAATACTCTTAGTCCCAACTGGACTCCTGCAAGTGGTCCTGCGAATGTAGGGTCTCCTGCTGTAACAGTTTCAGCAGCTAGTCCTGCTGATTCAGCTTCTGCTGCACCAACAAGAACTACAAGATTCTCTGCTCCAAACTGATCAGCAAAGCCTTTAACCCTATTCTGATTCTCTAGGTCCATTGCACCAGCAGCTGTTCAGACAAAGCATTCTGTAGCAGAGTAAACTACTTCTGCTGCAGTGCCTTTTAAACATTCTGCGATAGCAGGACCTGGTATACCGTCTCTGTCACCGATGATGATGACTTTTTTGCCGTCAAACAAACTCATGGTTACCATCCTCCTATAAAAAATTTTAAATCTATAAAATAAACTCCCGCCAAACGGCCAAAGTCTACTTACTTAATTAAGATAGTAAATATTAGCCAACGTGCTTAGCTATCATTGCATCTATGTTTTCTCTAGTAGCGTCGTCTTTAGTAACTTCCTCTACCTTTTGTCCACCCTTGTAAAGTGTTATTGTTGGAAGTCCAAGTATTTTTTGGCTTATTGCAAGTCTTCTTGCTGAGCTTGTGTTGAATTTACGGAATGCAACCTTGCCTTCGTATTTAGCAGCCAGCTCTTCCACGTCAGGCATAAGAGCCTTGCATGGTACACAGCCGTCGCTGAAGTAATCAACTAGTACATAGCCTTCTGCCTCTAGTACCTCTGCTTGGAATTGATCCTTGTCTATTTCAACTAGTAATGCGCTCATTAAAAGTCATCTCCTTTTAAAGTTTTATTATATTATTAACTTTATTGCCATCATTTGAAATCACTAAACATTTTTTTGCTTAATATTACTCTTCGAAGTTAGCCTCAACATATTTTTCAGCCTGAGTTGCAGCTATAGCTCCGTCTGCGCATGCAGTAACTACTTGTCTTAGAGACTTGACTCTTATGTCTCCTGCTGCAAATACGCCATCAACATTTGTCTTCATGTTGTCGTCTGTTATTATATATCCGGCATCGTCAAGCGTTATCTTGCCCTTGAATACGTCGCTCTTAGGTATGTAGCCTATGAATACGAATATTCCGAATGTGCCGTCTTCTTCGTTTGCAAAGTACTCTGTAGTCTCTCCAGTAACAAGGTTCTTGAATACTGCAGATTCAACTATGCCGTCACCCTTTATTTCTTCTATTGCAGAGTTCCACATGAAGTCTAGCTTAGGATTCTTGAATGCCTTCTCCTGTATAGACTTGGCAGCTCTTAGCTCGTCTCTTCTGTGAACTATTGTAACCTTTCTTGCAAACTTCGCAAGGTACATAGCCTCTTCAACAGCAGTGTCTCCTCCGCCTACTACGAAAACTTCCATGTCCTCGAAGAAGTCAGCGTCGCAAGTTGCGCAGTATGATACTCCCTTGCCTGTAAGCTCCTGCTCTCCCGGGCAGCCTGCAAGTCTTGGAGCCGCTCCTGTTGCAAGTATTACTGATTTTGCCTTGTACTCGGCTTTTTCGCCTTTTATTACTTTTATCTTGCCGTCAAGGTCAACGTCTACTATCTTGTCCATTACCTTCTCGGCGCCGAACTCGTTAGCCTGCTCTTCCATTCTCTCTATAAGTGATGGACCCGTAGCTTCTCTTACTGAGCCTGGGTAGTTTGCAACCTCGTGAGTTATTACTATTTGTCCTCCGACTTTCTGACCTTCAATCATGATTGTCTTCATCTTGGCTCTGGCTCCGTATAGAGCTGCTGCCAGCCCTGCAGGACCTGAACCTATTATGGCCAAATCGTATACATTTTCCACTGTGACTTCCTCCTTAAGATACTTAGCATTATTAAATTTTTTAAAAAATCCGTTATGAATTATGTATCTTACCAGCCTTTGACGTTTTCATCTCTAATGTGACTATTCAAAGACATTTTCAAAATATCTTTTAATCCAATAAAAGATACCTTGAAAATACTTATATATTGCAGGCAGGGGCAAAAGCCCTTGCCTGCATTTATTGATATTAATAGTTTCTTTCGAATACCGTTTGCTCTTCAACCTCAGTTTGAAGGGCTTCAAGAGCCTTCTCAACTATCTTTCTTCTAAGAGCTTTTTCCTCTTCATGAGAAAGAGCTGGGTTTCCAAGTGGGTGAGGTATTGCTATAGCTGGAACTATTCTGTTGGCTCCAACTGTTAGAGATATTGGAGTAACTGTAGCTATGTGAACTACTGGTATTCCAGATCTTTCTATTTCTTTAACCATAGATGCACCGCATCTAGTACAAGTGCCTCATGTAGAAGTTAGTATAACAGCATCAACGCCGTCTGCTACTAGTTCCTTAGTGAATTCTTCAGCGAATTTCTTAGAGCTTGCAACAGCAGTACCGTTACCAGTTGTTGAGTAGAAGTATCTGTGAAGCTCGCCTATTACGCCTTCTTTCTCCATGTCTCTAAGCACGTCTACTGGTATAACCCTGTCTGCATCTTCGTTAGCGTAGATTGGGTCGTGTCCGCCGTGAGCTGTCTCCCAGCCTTCTGAAGTAAGATCATCTATTCCTTGTATGTCATACTTGCCATACTTAGAAGCTGATGAAGACTCTATTCTGTCTGGGTTTCCTTTTGGAACTATACCACCAGAAGTTACTATAGCTATTTTAGCTTTAGACATGTCTTTTATAGCTTTTCCTGGCTCAACCTTGTCAAATGAAGGCATTGGATACTCAGTTTCATACTCTTCGCCTTTAAGCTTCTTAACAAGCATAGCGACAGCTCTCTTAGCTCCTCTGTCTTCTTTGAACATGTTAACCCTGATACCTCTTTCGATGTATCCTTCTGCTGCTGGTCCGCCTATTTCTTCGCCTTTAGCAAGCTTCATAGCGAACTTAGCCATTGCTGGAAGAGCTGTTCTCATTGCTGCAGCTGAGTTTCCAGTAGATATGATGTATGCGTATTTCTTGAACATGTCAGCGCCTGGGTTTTCGATGTACATACCAGTTACTGCTGGTATTCCAAGCTCGTCTTGAACAGCCTTAGTAACAGTTGCAGCAGCAACTCCGTATCTTCCTGCGTTGAAAGCTGGTCCAGCTACTACTATGTCTGGATTGAAAGACTTGATCATTTCAAGTATTCTGTTTTTAGCTTCTACAAGGTTTTCTCCGAAGTATGAGTCTCCGCAAACTACTGTTCCAACAACTTCTGCATCATCCTTTACAAGGGTTGCAAGGCTCTGGCTTACTGGTGGAAGTGACTCAGCTATGAAAGGCTCGATGTCAGCTTTTTCTTCTCCACCAACACCTGCGAAGAATTGGTTTATATAATGAACTACTTTAATTTTGCTCATGTGTTTACCTCCTCAATTAGTCATTGAACTTGCAGAACTGCTCTCTTATTGACTTCATTTCAGCTATTATCGAGTCAACATCAAGAACCATTTCCATCATGCCTATTTGCTCATCGTATACTGCTGAGTCTACTGAATCTTTGAATTCTGGTTCAACTGCGTGGAATACTCTTAGTCCCAACTGGACTCCTGCAAGTGGTCCTGCGAATGTAGGGTCTCCTGCTGTAACAGTCTCTGCAGCTAGTCCTGCTGATTCAGCTTCTGCTGCACCAACAAGAACTATCATGTTCTCTGCACCGTACTGCTCAGTAAAGCTCTTAACCCTATTCTGATTCTCTAGGTCCATTGCACCAGCAGCTGTTCAGACAAAGCATTCTGTTGCAGAGTATACTACTTCTGCTCCAGTGCCTTTTAGACATTCTGCCATAGCAGGACCTGGTATTCCGTCTCTGTCACCGATTATGATGACTTTTTTGCCGTCAAATATTGACATACCAAAGTCTCTCCTTTGCGTAATAATTTTTATATTATAATGAAGCTTTTTTGCTTATTTACGTTTTCGGTTTGGATTAGTATCCTTTAGCAGATAGGTATCCGAAGCCAAGCTCGTTTGTAGCTCCTGTTATAGCCTGGATTTCAACTTCTACACTTCCGTCAGCTCTTAGAGCTCCGTCGAATCCGCCTGCTATAGTGTCGATGTACTGGATGTGGCCTATAACCTTATCCATTGGAGGAAGTACTATTACCATGTTGGCGTTACCGTTACTTACAACAGCGTTAGCTCTTACATCGGCGTCAGCAAGTGACTGAGATGCTCCGTCTCTTCCTGCGTACTCGTCTGTAGATATTACAGTCTTAACGCCTTCTATTTCTATCTTCTTGCAGTTCATTATAAGGTCTGTATCTGGGTTTCCAAAGCCTTCCTGAGATACTATCGCACCGTCAAGTCCTAGGAATTTGCAAAGCTTTGCTGTCCAGTTTGAAGATCTTTCCTTGTCAGCAAGGTATACGTTTTCGTTTGTTATTATAACACCAACAAAGTTGATCTCTTTTCCGTGCATTGCATAAAGCTCTTCAACCATTGGGTTGTTGCAGTGTACGTATGTTGGGTTCTTGTCGCAAGACGAAACGCAGTTTCCGCTTAGTACAGCTCCATCCATTACTTCTGTTGGGTATAGTATTGTTGGAACTATTTTCTTCGCGTCTACGCCGTATACATATGTGTCGTGTAGAAGACCTTGTGTTTGAAGCATGTACACATATCCTACCTTTGGAAGGTTTGGATACTTTGCTGCTCCTTCGAATATTGTATCAGTTTCATATACTTTTACTTCGTCTGGAGTTACGTTTCTTCCAGCTTCTCCAAGATATACGCCGGCATTTAGTCCAACCATTCTTAGAGCCTCTTCGTGTCTAGGCTGATCTACGCCGTCTTCCGGCTCAGCTATTACTACAAGGTTAAGAGTCTTAGAGAAAGGAGTATACTCCGCTCCAGGACCAGTCATGTCTACTATACCTTCCTGGAATCCAACTACTTTTCCAGTTGTTACTACCGCAGCGCCCTTAAGCACGTGAGTTCTTCCTGAACCTACAGTATCAACCTTGCTTATTACTCCTGGGAATATTCCGCCAGGTCCTTCAACCTTAACCCTTGGCTCTATAACATCCTTAACCGGAGTTATTCTCACACTCTCTCCTGGACGTGCGATGTCAAGATCTACTGATTTGATGTGTTCAATTGTGCTTAATTTTTTAATCATTTCGTCTTTATTTACATAAAGAACCCCATTTTCTACTTTTGTCTCTGCAGCGAACTGAATGTCTTTGATGAAGATATTTCCAAGTTCCAAACGCATATAAAAGTACCTCCTTCAATATATTGAAAAATTGAAAAAATAATATATTACTCTGCTCCAGCTTTGGCCCTTGCAAGCGTTTACCTTTGCAGATAATAAATATTGTCAGCGAATCTCAAGCGTGCCACTCTCTAGAATTTGATCCCGTTAAGTGTGTGTGCAATAAGATCCAAGTCTACAACCTGAAAGTCGTCTGTTACTTTTTCGTCCCATACAGGTGTCTTGTAGTTCTTCTGGAATGTCTCAACTGTTTGAATTGCGCTTTCAATAAGCTTCAGGGAGTCCATATCAAGACCTGTTCCCGGTTCCACAAATATCGTTCTGTATGGTGTTTCATTTGGCTTTACGCTTCCATACAAAGGATGGGTGAGTATCTTGTAACCAGAATGCACAAGATTTCTGACATTGTGGAGTACTCCGATATAATCGCAGTCCGATAAAAACGTTATGTTTTTTACCCTGTCAGGTCTCTCTGCCTTTTGGAGAAGCTTTTCCTTCACAAGAGGATTATTAGTTATAATCTCCAAGTTTATTACCTCCTCTGAAAATGTTTTCCGAATTTTCAAAACTCTAAACCCGCTATTATTTCCTGTGCCGCAATACAAACTCCAAAGCGGATTTTGAGTATAAAAAAAAACAGAAAAAACAAAACCATCCCAAGTCATGTTTCTCTGTTTTTATCCAGAGTCTGTCCGAATATGGTCCTTTTGCCTGAGAATTTCACCTTGATCCTTTTGGGTAAATCAAGACTTGTCCCTTCGGCGGCCTTTTAGCAAGGCTCTCTTCCATATCCATCGCCCAGTGATTGCTATTCATTTTTTCTATAACCTCAATTTGCATTATAAAAAATTGTTCATGCCTTTTCAATAGTTTTTTGAAAAATAAGTTTAGGAATATTTTTTCCTGGGTACCAATTCTTTATATATCATCATACTATTGCAAAATAATTTCTCCTGGTGAATCACACTAAAACATTTAAGCCCTTTTGTTTCTCTGTTTTTATCCAGAGGCTGTCTGGATACGATCCTTTTGCCTGAGAATTTCACTCTTGAATCTAAGCAGGGCTTCAAAAGTTTGTCCCTTCGGCGGCCTTTTAGCAAGGCTCTCTCCTGTATCCTTCGTCCAGTTAACATTTAGTTTTCTTATACCTTTAGGTTTAATTATATGTTTTTTTAAAAATAATTCAATAGGTTTTTGTGAAGTTATTATTAATTTTTATTATTTTATTG
Coding sequences within it:
- the trxA gene encoding thioredoxin TrxA, with protein sequence MSALLVEIDKDQFQAEVLEAEGYVLVDYFSDGCVPCKALMPDVEELAAKYEGKVAFRKFNTSSARRLAISQKILGLPTITLYKGGQKVEEVTKDDATRENIDAMIAKHVG
- the trxB gene encoding thioredoxin-disulfide reductase translates to MENVYDLAIIGSGPAGLAAALYGARAKMKTIMIEGQKVGGQIVITHEVANYPGSVREATGPSLIERMEEQANEFGAEKVMDKIVDVDLDGKIKVIKGEKAEYKAKSVILATGAAPRLAGCPGEQELTGKGVSYCATCDADFFEDMEVFVVGGGDTAVEEAMYLAKFARKVTIVHRRDELRAAKSIQEKAFKNPKLDFMWNSAIEEIKGDGIVESAVFKNLVTGETTEYFANEEDGTFGIFVFIGYIPKSDVFKGKITLDDAGYIITDDNMKTNVDGVFAAGDIRVKSLRQVVTACADGAIAATQAEKYVEANFEE
- a CDS encoding GrdX family protein; its protein translation is MEIITNNPLVKEKLLQKAERPDRVKNITFLSDCDYIGVLHNVRNLVHSGYKILTHPLYGSVKPNETPYRTIFVEPGTGLDMDSLKLIESAIQTVETFQKNYKTPVWDEKVTDDFQVVDLDLIAHTLNGIKF
- the grdA gene encoding glycine/sarcosine/betaine reductase complex selenoprotein A, producing the protein MSLFDGKKVIIIGDRDGIPGPAIAECLKGTAAEVVYSATECFVUTAAGAMDLENQNRVKGFADQFGAENLVVLVGAAEAESAGLAAETVTAGDPTFAGPLAGVQLGLRVFHAVEPEFKDAVDSAVYDEQIGMMEMVLDVDSIIAEMKSIREQFGKFND
- a CDS encoding glycine/sarcosine/betaine reductase component B subunit; the protein is MRLELGNIFIKDIQFAAETKVENGVLYVNKDEMIKKLSTIEHIKSVDLDIARPGESVRITPVKDVIEPRVKVEGPGGIFPGVISKVDTVGSGRTHVLKGAAVVTTGKVVGFQEGIVDMTGPGAEYTPFSKTLNLVVIAEPEDGVDQPRHEEALRMVGLNAGVYLGEAGRNVTPDEVKVYETDTIFEGAAKYPNLPKVGYVYMLQTQGLLHDTYVYGVDAKKIVPTILYPTEVMDGAVLSGNCVSSCDKNPTYVHCNNPMVEELYAMHGKEINFVGVIITNENVYLADKERSSNWTAKLCKFLGLDGAIVSQEGFGNPDTDLIMNCKKIEIEGVKTVISTDEYAGRDGASQSLADADVRANAVVSNGNANMVIVLPPMDKVIGHIQYIDTIAGGFDGALRADGSVEVEIQAITGATNELGFGYLSAKGY
- the grdB gene encoding glycine reductase complex selenoprotein B, producing the protein MSKIKVVHYINQFFAGVGGEEKADIEPFIAESLPPVSQSLATLVKDDAEVVGTVVCGDSYFGENLVEAKNRILEMIKSFNPDIVVAGPAFNAGRYGVAAATVTKAVQDELGIPAVTGMYIENPGADMFKKYAYIISTGNSAAAMRTALPAMAKFAMKLAKGEEIGGPAAEGYIERGIRVNMFKEDRGAKRAVAMLVKKLKGEEYETEYPMPSFDKVEPGKAIKDMSKAKIAIVTSGGIVPKGNPDRIESSSASKYGKYDIQGIDDLTSEGWETAHGGHDPIYANEDADRVIPVDVLRDMEKEGVIGELHRYFYSTTGNGTAVASSKKFAEEFTKELVADGVDAVILTSTUGTCTRCGASMVKEIERSGIPVVHIATVTPISLTVGANRIVPAIAIPHPLGNPALSHEEEKALRRKIVEKALEALQTEVEEQTVFERNY
- the grdA gene encoding glycine/sarcosine/betaine reductase complex selenoprotein A, whose product is MSIFDGKKVIIIGDRDGIPGPAMAECLKGTGAEVVYSATECFVUTAAGAMDLENQNRVKSFTEQYGAENMIVLVGAAEAESAGLAAETVTAGDPTFAGPLAGVQLGLRVFHAVEPEFKDSVDSAVYDEQIGMMEMVLDVDSIIAEMKSIREQFCKFND